The proteins below come from a single Chryseobacterium bernardetii genomic window:
- a CDS encoding chloride channel protein: MKIHNKKKYLSFLKFKRDFQKYGLEKARSYELILHWLNNRLSRNQFLVLSGILVGCTAGLAGVILKTLVHNIHYFITNKVHFEYQILFYIVFPFLGIVLTTLIVLTLFKGQDRKGIGAILYEIAQNSSIVASVKMYSQVIQSAVTVGLGGSAGLESPIAVTGAAIGSNYAQTYRLNYKERTLLLAAGATAGIASAFNAPIAGIMFAFEILLTGVVFTDFIPLVVAAVCGSLLSRILLQEDVLFRFYTREAFNYKNVPYYLILGIVTGLYARYFVIISQKVEHFIKGLQLSKMRKAMFGGAVLSLLCVLFPPLFGEGYDTVKAFTNGNTHSIIENSLFRYFEIGEWTIIIFLVLVLLLKAFATSFTIFSGGNGGNFAPSLFAGGTLGYLFALVCQHIGFTDVPVTNLVLVGMAGAMSGVMYAPLTAIFLIAESSFGYDLFIPLMIVSIISYLIAKWFSPISPELKSLADEGKIFTNKHDKNLLFALRTDDFIDKYSQTIQENASITDLFEMVKSGDKNIFAVVDDSRTLKGVLTLDDIRPYLFNKEIDASQAVVQIMKAPPAVLHPENKPLDILQTFDDTGVWNLPVVNEKNGFIGFISKSSILMSYRQLLKEYSD; this comes from the coding sequence GTGAAAATTCACAACAAAAAAAAGTACCTAAGCTTTCTAAAATTTAAAAGAGATTTCCAGAAATACGGACTGGAAAAAGCCCGTAGCTATGAGCTTATTCTGCACTGGCTGAATAACAGATTAAGCCGGAATCAGTTTCTTGTGCTTTCCGGAATTCTTGTAGGCTGTACTGCAGGATTGGCCGGGGTAATCCTGAAAACACTGGTGCATAACATCCACTATTTCATCACCAATAAAGTTCACTTTGAATATCAGATTCTTTTCTATATTGTTTTCCCATTTTTAGGAATTGTTCTTACTACTTTGATCGTTTTGACGCTATTTAAAGGACAGGACAGAAAAGGAATCGGTGCTATCCTCTACGAAATTGCCCAGAATTCGAGTATTGTAGCCTCGGTTAAAATGTATTCCCAGGTAATCCAGAGCGCAGTTACTGTCGGGCTGGGAGGATCTGCCGGACTGGAAAGTCCTATTGCAGTTACGGGTGCAGCCATAGGATCAAATTATGCGCAGACTTACAGACTGAATTATAAAGAACGTACGTTATTGCTTGCTGCAGGAGCTACTGCGGGAATTGCCTCTGCTTTCAATGCTCCTATTGCCGGGATTATGTTTGCTTTTGAAATCCTGCTGACCGGAGTGGTTTTTACCGATTTTATTCCATTAGTGGTTGCAGCAGTCTGCGGGAGTCTTTTATCCAGAATTCTGCTTCAGGAAGATGTCCTTTTCAGGTTTTATACCAGAGAAGCCTTTAATTATAAAAATGTACCGTACTATCTTATTCTTGGAATTGTAACTGGTTTATATGCCAGATATTTCGTTATTATTTCGCAAAAAGTAGAACATTTTATAAAAGGACTTCAGCTTTCTAAAATGCGTAAAGCCATGTTCGGAGGGGCGGTACTTTCCCTGCTTTGTGTATTGTTTCCACCTTTATTCGGAGAGGGATATGATACCGTGAAAGCTTTTACTAACGGAAATACCCATTCCATTATTGAAAACAGTCTTTTCAGATATTTTGAAATTGGAGAGTGGACGATTATCATATTTTTAGTGCTTGTCCTGTTATTAAAAGCTTTTGCCACATCTTTCACCATATTCAGTGGCGGGAATGGAGGAAATTTTGCTCCTTCCCTTTTTGCAGGCGGAACTTTAGGATATCTTTTTGCCCTGGTATGCCAGCACATAGGATTTACGGATGTTCCGGTAACAAATCTTGTATTGGTAGGAATGGCCGGAGCTATGAGTGGTGTTATGTATGCGCCGCTTACCGCCATATTCCTGATTGCGGAATCCAGTTTTGGTTATGATCTTTTTATTCCGCTGATGATTGTTTCCATTATATCTTATCTTATTGCCAAATGGTTCTCTCCAATCTCTCCGGAACTGAAATCTCTTGCCGATGAAGGAAAGATTTTTACCAATAAGCACGATAAAAACCTTCTTTTTGCTTTAAGAACAGATGATTTTATCGATAAATATTCACAGACGATTCAGGAAAATGCCTCTATTACAGATCTTTTCGAAATGGTAAAGAGCGGAGATAAGAATATTTTTGCGGTAGTGGATGATTCCAGAACATTAAAAGGGGTTCTGACGCTTGATGATATAAGGCCTTATCTTTTTAACAAAGAAATTGATGCTTCTCAGGCGGTAGTTCAGATTATGAAGGCTCCGCCGGCAGTACTTCATCCGGAAAATAAGCCGTTAGATATCCTCCAGACCTTTGATGATACGGGGGTATGGAATCTTCCGGTGGTGAATGAGAAAAACGGTTTTATAGGATTTATTTCCAAATCTTCTATTCTGATGAGCTATAGACAGTTACTGAAGGAATATTCGGATTAA
- a CDS encoding SDR family oxidoreductase, with protein sequence MKNRRKPPFFGETVVITGASSGIGKATAEAFAEQGADLVLAARNEEALKETAEICRSLGVAVLAVPTDVSVAEEVAHLVNEALQFSGKIDYWVNNAGVLAFGKFEEIPVDVTDQIIKTNLLGYMHSAHAVLPVFKRQKKGVLLNNISIGGWMPAPYGTAYTASKYGIRGMTETLQGEVSDFPDIHICALYPGFQKSSGIEHAANYSGIKLSTPPPSFDPRKLAASIVKTAKNPQEASYPDWSSIVFKGLYEMSPGLIRYVSSAVMRMVMKKANKDQRSGGNVLEPSKGNMGIDGKSLFSVSAKPLIWTAAGILGIVTVKFLFSGISKRVNEA encoded by the coding sequence ATGAAAAATCGTAGAAAACCTCCGTTTTTCGGAGAAACAGTTGTTATTACCGGAGCCTCAAGCGGGATTGGTAAAGCCACAGCAGAAGCTTTTGCTGAACAGGGTGCCGATCTTGTTTTGGCCGCCCGTAATGAAGAAGCTCTGAAAGAAACTGCTGAAATATGCAGAAGCCTGGGAGTAGCCGTTCTTGCTGTTCCTACTGATGTTTCTGTAGCAGAAGAAGTGGCTCATCTTGTGAATGAAGCGCTTCAGTTCAGTGGCAAAATTGATTATTGGGTGAATAATGCAGGTGTTCTGGCATTTGGAAAATTCGAAGAGATCCCGGTGGATGTTACCGATCAGATTATTAAGACCAATCTTTTGGGGTATATGCATTCGGCGCATGCAGTATTACCGGTTTTCAAACGCCAGAAAAAAGGAGTATTGCTCAATAATATTTCAATTGGCGGATGGATGCCGGCCCCTTACGGAACGGCTTATACCGCTTCAAAATATGGCATCAGGGGAATGACTGAAACCCTGCAGGGCGAAGTTTCTGATTTTCCGGATATTCATATCTGTGCGTTGTATCCGGGATTTCAGAAATCCTCAGGAATTGAACATGCTGCCAATTATTCAGGCATAAAACTCAGTACACCTCCTCCATCATTTGATCCCAGAAAGTTGGCTGCTTCTATTGTAAAAACAGCAAAGAATCCTCAGGAAGCATCTTATCCGGATTGGTCTTCCATAGTTTTTAAAGGTTTATATGAAATGTCTCCGGGATTAATCAGATATGTTTCTTCAGCAGTAATGCGGATGGTAATGAAAAAAGCGAATAAAGATCAGCGTTCGGGGGGAAATGTACTGGAACCTTCAAAAGGAAATATGGGAATTGACGGAAAATCGTTATTTTCTGTTTCTGCTAAGCCCCTGATATGGACTGCCGCCGGAATTTTAGGCATTGTTACTGTCAAATTTCTGTTTTCGGGAATTTCTAAAAGGGTTAATGAAGCTTAA
- a CDS encoding NAD(P)/FAD-dependent oxidoreductase, protein MKKHILIVGGGFAGINLIKSLRNDSRFRITLVDKNNYHFFPPLIYQVATSFIEASNISYPFRKLFSSNKHVNFHMGSLLKINAEDKTIETDTGILSYDYLVLALGTESNFFGMENVRKHALPMKTIEEALYLRNHILLTLEEAARNKDIKQAEKLQNIVIAGGGPTGVELAGMLAEMGKYIAQKEYPEIKLGLSNLYLVDALPTLLSPMSDMAKKTAYETLRELGVKIILNVSVKDYVDCKVILSDGRAIETETLIWTSGVIGREVPGLPEKSIGKGRRILVDAYNKVEETDNIYALGDLCLMLSEKKYPNGHPQLAQVAIQQGKNLAANFKRIEDEKVLEPFQYHDKGSMAIISKYNAVVDLPKHSFNGFLAWLTWLFIHIIPLIGFKNKLQLAFDWFRLFITNNPSIRLILYPKRNTENGSS, encoded by the coding sequence ATGAAAAAGCACATTCTAATCGTAGGAGGAGGATTTGCGGGTATTAACCTTATCAAATCCCTCAGAAACGACAGCCGCTTCAGAATTACCCTGGTAGATAAAAACAATTATCACTTTTTTCCGCCATTGATCTATCAGGTAGCCACTTCTTTCATTGAAGCTTCCAACATCAGCTATCCTTTCCGGAAACTGTTTTCCAGTAATAAACATGTCAATTTTCATATGGGAAGCCTGCTGAAGATCAATGCTGAGGATAAAACCATAGAAACGGATACCGGAATTCTCAGCTATGATTATCTGGTATTGGCTTTGGGTACAGAATCCAATTTCTTCGGAATGGAAAATGTAAGAAAACATGCTCTTCCGATGAAGACTATAGAAGAAGCTCTTTACCTGAGAAATCATATCCTGTTAACCCTTGAAGAAGCAGCCCGCAATAAAGATATAAAACAGGCCGAAAAGCTTCAGAACATTGTTATTGCAGGGGGTGGCCCTACAGGAGTGGAACTGGCGGGAATGTTGGCGGAAATGGGGAAATATATTGCTCAAAAAGAATATCCGGAAATTAAATTAGGGCTTTCCAACCTATATCTGGTGGATGCTCTTCCTACCCTCCTTTCTCCTATGAGCGATATGGCTAAAAAAACAGCGTATGAAACCCTCAGAGAATTAGGAGTTAAGATCATCCTGAACGTATCTGTAAAAGATTATGTAGATTGTAAAGTTATCTTAAGCGACGGCAGAGCTATTGAAACAGAAACCCTGATCTGGACTTCCGGTGTAATAGGCCGTGAGGTTCCGGGCCTACCTGAAAAAAGCATTGGCAAAGGAAGAAGAATCCTTGTAGATGCCTATAATAAAGTAGAGGAAACCGACAATATATATGCCCTGGGAGATCTATGTCTGATGCTTTCTGAGAAAAAATATCCTAATGGGCATCCCCAGCTCGCTCAGGTAGCTATTCAGCAGGGAAAAAATCTGGCTGCCAATTTTAAACGGATTGAGGATGAGAAGGTGTTGGAACCTTTTCAGTATCATGACAAAGGAAGCATGGCAATTATCTCTAAATACAATGCAGTAGTGGATCTTCCCAAGCATTCTTTTAATGGATTTTTAGCTTGGCTTACCTGGCTTTTTATTCATATTATCCCTCTGATCGGTTTTAAGAATAAACTTCAGCTTGCTTTTGACTGGTTCCGTTTATTTATTACCAATAATCCTTCCATCAGACTGATTCTTTATCCGAAAAGAAATACTGAAAACGGATCTTCCTGA
- a CDS encoding aldo/keto reductase, translating to MKTLLLTEKHRLGIGGVAIGTAFENITDEEAHNILQTAWNSGIRYYDTSPWYGLTKSERRFGDFLKDKDHDEFIFSTKVGRLFRQVPESEVPPTMWKNPLNYDFEHNYTADAVKRSIDESLQRTGLDHIDIVYIHDLSEDQVGDRYPYFLKQAREGAFKVLSELRNEGVIKAWGMGVNKIEPILDCIESADPDICLSATQYSILEHEDAVDRLLPAVKKAGVQLVSGAGYNSGYVTGKERYNYKDVIPKGMEQKRARIMAIAEKYKINIVDAALHFVLASEEFVSIIPGASKPEQVQNNVQALHAQIPLGFWQELKAEGLIYEKAEVPQ from the coding sequence ATGAAAACGCTGCTTTTAACAGAAAAACACAGATTAGGAATAGGAGGGGTTGCTATAGGAACTGCTTTTGAGAACATTACGGATGAAGAAGCCCATAACATTCTTCAAACAGCCTGGAACTCCGGAATAAGATATTATGATACTTCCCCGTGGTATGGCCTTACCAAAAGCGAAAGAAGATTCGGTGATTTTCTTAAAGATAAAGATCACGATGAATTTATATTTTCAACAAAAGTAGGAAGACTCTTCCGGCAGGTTCCTGAATCTGAAGTACCGCCTACAATGTGGAAAAATCCTCTGAACTATGATTTCGAGCACAATTATACAGCAGATGCTGTAAAACGATCTATTGACGAAAGTCTCCAAAGAACGGGTCTGGATCATATTGACATCGTCTATATTCATGATCTGTCTGAAGACCAGGTAGGCGACCGCTATCCTTATTTCCTGAAACAGGCTAGGGAAGGAGCATTTAAAGTGCTTTCAGAACTTCGGAATGAAGGGGTTATCAAAGCCTGGGGAATGGGTGTCAACAAAATTGAACCTATTCTGGACTGTATTGAATCTGCAGACCCTGACATTTGCCTCTCTGCCACACAATATTCTATATTGGAACATGAAGATGCTGTAGACAGACTTCTTCCTGCTGTTAAAAAAGCAGGAGTGCAATTGGTTTCTGGAGCAGGATATAATTCAGGGTATGTTACGGGAAAAGAGCGGTATAATTATAAGGATGTGATTCCGAAAGGAATGGAACAAAAAAGGGCAAGAATTATGGCTATTGCAGAGAAATATAAGATCAATATTGTAGATGCTGCCCTTCATTTTGTATTGGCATCTGAAGAATTTGTGTCTATCATTCCGGGCGCCAGTAAGCCTGAACAGGTGCAGAATAACGTACAGGCACTTCACGCTCAGATCCCTCTGGGTTTTTGGCAGGAACTGAAAGCTGAAGGTCTGATCTATGAAAAAGCAGAGGTCCCTCAGTAA
- a CDS encoding SDR family oxidoreductase — MSNYYNDKVIWITGASSGIGEALVKELVQKSNAKVILSSRNGQQLYEVAESAGLTVSRYAVIPLDLKNYKEMPEIAAKAVAAFGKIDILINNAGLSQRSLAIETDIEVDKRLMDVDFIGTVALTKAVIPYMIQNKGGHIAVVSSLMGIFGAPMRSGYAAAKHALHGFFDALRAELYAQNILITIICPGFIQTDISIHAVTGDGSSQGTMDDATMKGMPVDIFAKKMLNAIEKKKNQKVIGGKEVLGVYLKRFFPALLAKVIRKAKVV, encoded by the coding sequence ATGAGCAATTATTATAACGATAAGGTGATCTGGATTACAGGAGCATCATCAGGAATTGGGGAAGCCCTGGTAAAAGAATTGGTTCAAAAAAGCAATGCAAAAGTTATTCTTTCGTCCAGAAACGGACAGCAGCTTTATGAAGTGGCAGAAAGTGCCGGACTTACAGTTAGCCGGTATGCTGTAATTCCTTTGGATCTGAAAAATTATAAAGAAATGCCTGAGATAGCAGCTAAAGCCGTAGCTGCCTTTGGAAAAATAGATATTCTCATCAATAATGCAGGATTATCCCAGCGCTCTCTTGCCATAGAAACAGATATAGAAGTAGACAAGCGTTTAATGGATGTTGATTTTATAGGAACAGTGGCACTAACCAAAGCTGTTATCCCTTATATGATTCAAAATAAAGGAGGTCATATTGCGGTAGTCTCAAGTCTTATGGGGATATTCGGAGCGCCCATGCGTAGTGGCTATGCTGCGGCAAAGCATGCTCTTCATGGGTTCTTTGATGCTCTGCGTGCAGAATTGTACGCTCAAAATATTTTGATAACCATTATTTGTCCCGGATTTATACAAACCGATATTTCCATTCATGCGGTAACCGGTGACGGTTCATCTCAGGGAACGATGGATGATGCTACAATGAAAGGAATGCCTGTAGATATTTTTGCTAAAAAAATGCTGAACGCTATCGAAAAAAAGAAAAACCAGAAAGTCATTGGCGGCAAAGAAGTATTGGGCGTTTATCTGAAAAGGTTCTTCCCTGCCCTGCTGGCAAAAGTAATCAGGAAGGCAAAAGTAGTCTGA